The Streptomyces rubrogriseus genomic sequence ACGACCTCCGTGTCCGTGTACACGCACGGCTGGTACGGGCAGGCGGCGTACTACGTCGACGACCTGTCCGTCTTCGGCCCCGACGGCGGTGGCGGCGACGGCGACCCCGACCCCACGGTCCCGACCGCTCCGGCCGGCCTGAGCGTCTCCGGCACGACCCCGAACTCCGCCTCCCTCGCCTGGAACACGGTCTCGGGCGCCACCGGCTACAACGTCTACCGCGACGGCACGAAGGTGACCGCGGTGACCGGCACGTCGGCGACGGTGACCGGCCTCGCGGCCTCGACGTCGTACTCCTTCCAGGTCACGGCGACGAACGCGGCCGGTGAGTCGGTGAAGTCGGCGGCGGTCACGGCCCGCACCACGGCGCCCGACGACGGCGGCGGGGACGGCGGCGACCTGCCCAAGCACGCGGTGACCGGCTACTGGCAGAACTTCAACAACGGGGCGACGGTCCAGAAGATCTCCGACGTGCCGTCCGCGTACGACATCATCGCGGTGGCCTTCGCCGACGCGACCACGACGCCGGGCGCCGTGACCTTCAACCTCGACTCGGCCGGACTCGGCGGCTACACCGTCGACCAGTTCAAGGCGGACGTACGGGCCAAGCAGGCCGCGGGCAAGAAGGTCATCATCTCGGTGGGCGGCGAGAAGGGCACCGTCTCGGTGAACAGCTCCGCCTCCGCGACGAACTTCGCGAACTCCGTGTACTCGGTGATGCAGGAGTACGGCTTCGACGGCGTCGACATCGACCTGGAGAACGGCCTCAACCCGACCTACATGACGCAGGCCCTGCGCGCCCTGTCGGCGAAGGCGGGCCCGGACATGATCCTCACGATGGCCCCGCAGACGATCGACATGCAGTCGACGCAGGGCGGCTACTTCCAGACCGCGCTGAACGTGAAGGACATCCTCACGGTCGTCAACATGCAGTACTACAACAGCGGCACGATGCTGGGCTGCGACGGCAAGGTGTACGCCCAGGGCACCGTCGACTTCCTCACCGCCCTGGCCTGCATCCAGCTCGAGGGCGGCCTCGCCCCGTCCCAGGTCGGCCTCGGCCTGCCGGCCTCGACCCGCGCGGCGGGCGGCGGCTACGTCTCCCCGTCGGTGGTCAACGCCGCCCTGGACTGCCTCACCAAGGCGACCAACTGCGGCTCCTTCAAGCCCTCGAAGACGTACCCCGACCTGCGCGGCGCGATGACCTGGTCCACCAACTGGGACGCGACGGCGGGCAACGGCTGGTCGAGCGCGGTGGGCGCCCACGTGGACGCGATGCCGTAACTCCGGCCGCCCCTACCCGTCCGCCCGACTACGCCGACCCGGCCCCTGCCCGCCTACGTGCGGGCGGGGGCCTGTCGCCGGCGTCAGCCGTCTCCCCACGTCGCGCGCAGGTCGGAACACCGCACCAGTACGGTCGCATCCGTCAGCGCGATCTCGTGCACGCAGCCGTCCGGTGTGGGGGTGATCTCGTCGAGGACCACGGTCTGGGCCTCCGTCCAGTCGATCTCCCGGCGGCTCTCCATCGAGAAATACGCGACCCCGACGTACTCGATACGCAGTCCCTCCTCGTGTTTCC encodes the following:
- a CDS encoding chitinase; its protein translation is MDPVRRRSRGRRVGSLTGAVTAALALAFTAVGPASAADVNNAKNAGFESGLSNWTCSANSGTTVASPAHAGSAALKATPAGQDNARCSQSVAVKPNSTYTLSAWVQGGYSYLGVTGTGTTDVSTWTPDSTAWKQLKTTFSTGSSTTSVSVYTHGWYGQAAYYVDDLSVFGPDGGGGDGDPDPTVPTAPAGLSVSGTTPNSASLAWNTVSGATGYNVYRDGTKVTAVTGTSATVTGLAASTSYSFQVTATNAAGESVKSAAVTARTTAPDDGGGDGGDLPKHAVTGYWQNFNNGATVQKISDVPSAYDIIAVAFADATTTPGAVTFNLDSAGLGGYTVDQFKADVRAKQAAGKKVIISVGGEKGTVSVNSSASATNFANSVYSVMQEYGFDGVDIDLENGLNPTYMTQALRALSAKAGPDMILTMAPQTIDMQSTQGGYFQTALNVKDILTVVNMQYYNSGTMLGCDGKVYAQGTVDFLTALACIQLEGGLAPSQVGLGLPASTRAAGGGYVSPSVVNAALDCLTKATNCGSFKPSKTYPDLRGAMTWSTNWDATAGNGWSSAVGAHVDAMP